A DNA window from Mycobacterium sp. IDR2000157661 contains the following coding sequences:
- a CDS encoding Ig-like domain-containing protein, producing MTADAKASTTVQSDRVEVGRTEFTGPLASLDVISTAVSQILMAVGTGTLVDGPGVPGESPLMLALLGWARRQSQQSSAGELTPDLEAAVSAGLLSDPTVSPLTLAAVATTVTNSPVIEGTTVGAADPLTGLIEGVLTAADADGDSLTYSVSTQPASGSVTVNPDGTYSYTPTVAARLAAQQTSWTDTDSFTVSVSDGQHVVTTTVTVPVAPADLTVSGSTATTGATPQGVVVVGNRAYVANQGAHTVSVIDITTNTVVKTITAGYAPTGMAASPDNTKVYVTNGWSNTVSVIDTATNTVSATIGVGQGPVAAAVSPDGTRLYVTNLIGNTVSVINTTTRTVIATVAVGAYPNGVAVSPDGTRAYITNQYWNAVSVINTATNTVVATVAVGTNPSAVAVSATRAYVTNQGTNSVSVLNTTTATPTVIATIALGANTAPTSVVLSPDGNLAFIANSNDTVTVVDTATNAVLRTVQIDPSPETGTHILSFNADGTRLFITDAADRALRSISLVSTAVNNGAPVAGTPTVGQPNPNTGAVTGSLNFTDPDGNPLTYTVPTQPASGTVTVTTNGTYTYTPTQAARDAASLTPGPDSATFTVLANDGLSTSQVSVTVPILASNRAPVAGTPTVGQPNPNTGAVTGSLNFTDPDGNPLTYTVPTQPASGTVTVTTNGTYTYTPTQAARDAASLTPGPDSATFTVFASDGKATASVTVTVPVLAAATAPVAGTPTVSTPDPSTGTVTGSINVTDADGDPLTYSVSTQPASGSVTVNPDGTYSYTPTVAARLAAQQTSWTDTDSFTVSVSDGQHVVTTTVTVPVAPADLTVSGSTATTGATPQGVVVVGNRAYVANQGAHTVSVIDITTNSVVKTIAVGYAPTGMAASPDNTKVYVTNGWSNTVSVIDTATNTVSGTIGVGQGPVAAAVSPDGTRLYVTNLIGNSVSVINTTTRTVIATVAVGAYPNGVAVSPDGTRAYITNQYSNAVSVINTATNTVITTVAVGTNPSAVAVSATRAYVTNQGTNSVSVLNTTTATPTVIATIALGANTAPTSVVLSPDGNLAFIANSNDTVTVVDTATNAVLRTVQIDPSPETGTHILSFNADGTRLFITDAADRALRSISIGTAGNRAPVAGTPTVGQPNPNTGAVTGSLNFTDPDGNPLTYTVPTQPASGTVTVTTNGTYTYTPTQAARDAAATPQGAKTATFTVVANDGKATASVNVTVNILPTPATNNPPVAGTPTVGQPNPNTGAVTGSLNFTDPDGNPLTYTVPTQPASGTVTVTTNGTYTYTPTQAARDAASLTPGPDSATFTVLANDGLSTSQVSVTVPILASNRAPVAGTPTVGQPNPNTGAVTGSLNFTDPDGNPLTYTVPTQPASGTVTVTTNGTYTYTPTQAARDAASLTPGPDSATFTVFASDGKATASVTVTVPVLAAATAPVAGTPTVSAPNPSTGTVTGSINVTDADGDPLTYSVSTQPASGSVTVNPDGTYSYTPTVAARLAAQQTSSADTDSFTVSVSDGQHVVTTTVTVPVAPADLTVSGSTATTGATPQGVVVVGNRAYVANQGAHTVSVIDITTNTVVKTITAGYAPTGMAASPDNTKVYVTNGWSNTVSVIDTATNTVSATIGVGQGPVAAAVSPDGTRLYVTNLIGNTVSVINTTTRTVIATVAVGAYPNGVAVSPDGTRAYITNQYSNAVSVINTATNTVVATVAVGTNPSAVAVSATRAYVTNQGTNSVSVLNTTTATPTVIATIALGANTAPTSVVLSPDGNLAFIANSNDTVTVVDTATNAVLRTVQIDPSPETGTHILSFNADGTRLFITDAADRALRSISIGTAGNRAPVAGTPTVGQPNPNTGAVTGSLNFTDPDGNPLTYTVPTQPASGTVTVTTNGTYTYTPTQAARDAAATPQGAKTATFTVVASDGKATASVNVTVNILPTPATNNPPVAGTPPWASPTPTPARSPDH from the coding sequence CGAAGGTGTCCTAACCGCAGCTGATGCTGATGGTGATTCGTTGACTTATTCGGTGTCGACTCAGCCGGCCAGTGGCTCGGTGACGGTCAATCCTGATGGCACCTACAGCTATACGCCGACGGTAGCGGCGCGGCTGGCCGCCCAGCAGACCTCGTGGACCGACACGGATTCGTTCACGGTGTCGGTCAGCGACGGTCAGCACGTCGTGACGACGACTGTGACCGTGCCGGTGGCACCGGCCGATCTCACGGTGTCGGGTTCGACGGCCACCACCGGCGCCACTCCGCAGGGTGTGGTGGTGGTGGGCAACCGGGCCTATGTGGCCAACCAGGGCGCCCACACCGTGTCGGTCATCGACATCACCACCAACACCGTGGTCAAAACCATCACGGCGGGCTATGCCCCGACCGGGATGGCCGCCAGCCCCGACAACACCAAGGTCTATGTCACCAACGGCTGGTCCAACACCGTCTCGGTCATCGACACCGCCACCAACACCGTGTCGGCCACCATCGGGGTGGGTCAGGGCCCGGTCGCGGCGGCGGTCAGCCCCGACGGCACCCGGCTGTATGTCACCAACCTCATCGGCAACACCGTCTCGGTCATCAACACCACCACCCGCACCGTGATCGCCACCGTGGCCGTGGGCGCCTACCCCAACGGGGTCGCCGTGAGCCCCGACGGCACCCGCGCCTACATCACCAACCAGTACTGGAACGCGGTCTCGGTGATCAACACCGCCACCAACACCGTGGTCGCCACCGTGGCCGTGGGCACCAACCCGTCCGCGGTCGCCGTGAGCGCCACCCGCGCCTATGTCACCAACCAGGGCACCAACTCGGTGTCGGTGCTCAACACCACCACCGCCACCCCCACCGTGATCGCCACCATTGCCTTGGGCGCCAACACCGCCCCCACCTCGGTGGTGCTCAGCCCCGACGGCAACCTGGCCTTCATCGCCAACAGCAACGACACCGTCACCGTCGTTGACACCGCCACCAACGCCGTGCTGCGCACCGTGCAGATCGACCCCAGCCCCGAAACCGGCACCCACATCCTGTCCTTCAACGCCGACGGCACCCGACTGTTCATCACCGACGCCGCCGACCGCGCACTGCGATCCATCTCGCTGGTCTCCACAGCGGTGAACAACGGCGCGCCGGTCGCGGGCACCCCCACCGTGGGCCAGCCCAACCCCAACACCGGCGCAGTCACCGGATCACTGAACTTCACCGACCCCGACGGCAACCCCCTGACCTACACCGTCCCCACCCAACCGGCCAGCGGCACCGTCACCGTCACCACCAACGGCACCTACACCTACACCCCCACCCAAGCCGCCCGCGACGCCGCGAGTCTGACTCCCGGCCCGGACTCGGCGACCTTCACCGTGCTCGCCAACGACGGGCTCAGCACCTCGCAGGTCTCGGTGACGGTGCCCATCCTGGCTTCCAACCGCGCACCAGTCGCCGGCACCCCCACCGTGGGCCAGCCCAACCCCAACACCGGCGCAGTCACCGGATCACTGAACTTCACCGACCCCGACGGCAACCCCCTGACCTACACCGTCCCCACCCAACCGGCCAGCGGCACCGTCACCGTCACCACCAACGGCACCTACACCTACACCCCCACCCAAGCCGCCCGCGACGCCGCGAGTCTGACTCCCGGCCCGGACTCGGCGACCTTCACCGTGTTCGCCAGCGACGGGAAGGCCACCGCATCGGTGACGGTCACCGTGCCGGTGTTGGCCGCCGCGACCGCACCCGTGGCCGGTACCCCAACGGTGAGCACTCCCGACCCCAGCACCGGAACAGTCACGGGTTCAATAAACGTCACTGATGCTGATGGTGATCCGTTGACCTATTCGGTGTCGACTCAGCCGGCCAGCGGCTCGGTGACGGTCAATCCTGATGGCACCTACAGCTATACGCCGACGGTAGCGGCGCGGCTGGCCGCCCAGCAGACCTCGTGGACCGACACGGATTCGTTCACGGTGTCGGTCAGCGACGGTCAGCACGTCGTGACGACGACTGTGACCGTGCCGGTGGCACCGGCCGATCTCACGGTGTCGGGTTCGACGGCCACCACCGGCGCCACTCCGCAGGGTGTGGTGGTGGTGGGCAACCGGGCCTATGTGGCCAACCAGGGCGCCCACACCGTGTCGGTCATCGACATCACCACCAACAGCGTGGTCAAGACCATCGCGGTGGGTTATGCCCCGACCGGGATGGCCGCCAGCCCCGACAACACCAAGGTCTATGTCACCAACGGCTGGTCCAACACCGTCTCGGTCATCGACACCGCCACCAACACCGTGTCGGGCACCATCGGGGTGGGTCAGGGCCCGGTCGCGGCGGCGGTCAGCCCCGACGGCACCCGGCTGTATGTCACCAACCTCATCGGCAACAGCGTCTCGGTCATCAACACCACCACCCGCACCGTGATCGCCACCGTGGCCGTGGGCGCCTACCCCAACGGGGTCGCCGTGAGCCCCGACGGCACCCGCGCCTACATCACCAACCAATACTCGAACGCGGTCTCGGTGATCAACACCGCCACCAACACCGTGATCACCACCGTGGCCGTGGGCACCAACCCGTCCGCGGTCGCCGTGAGCGCCACCCGCGCCTATGTCACCAACCAGGGCACCAACTCGGTGTCGGTGCTCAACACCACCACCGCCACCCCCACCGTGATCGCCACCATTGCCCTGGGCGCCAACACCGCCCCCACCTCGGTGGTGCTCAGCCCCGACGGCAACCTGGCCTTCATCGCCAACAGCAACGACACCGTCACCGTCGTTGACACCGCCACCAACGCCGTGCTGCGCACCGTGCAGATCGACCCCAGCCCCGAAACCGGCACCCACATCCTGTCCTTCAACGCCGACGGCACCCGACTGTTCATCACCGACGCCGCCGACCGCGCACTGCGATCCATCTCGATCGGCACCGCGGGCAACCGCGCGCCGGTCGCCGGCACCCCCACCGTGGGCCAGCCCAACCCCAACACCGGCGCAGTCACCGGATCACTGAACTTCACCGACCCCGACGGCAACCCCCTGACCTACACCGTCCCCACCCAACCGGCCAGCGGCACCGTCACCGTCACCACCAACGGCACCTACACCTACACCCCCACCCAAGCCGCCCGCGACGCCGCAGCCACCCCCCAAGGCGCCAAGACCGCCACCTTCACCGTCGTCGCCAACGACGGGAAAGCCACCGCATCGGTCAACGTCACCGTCAACATCCTGCCCACACCAGCGACCAATAATCCGCCAGTCGCCGGCACCCCCACCGTGGGCCAGCCCAACCCCAACACCGGCGCAGTCACCGGATCACTGAACTTCACCGACCCCGACGGCAACCCCCTGACCTACACCGTCCCCACCCAACCGGCCAGCGGCACCGTCACCGTCACCACCAACGGCACCTACACCTACACCCCCACCCAAGCCGCCCGCGACGCCGCGAGTCTGACTCCCGGCCCGGACTCGGCGACCTTCACCGTGCTCGCCAACGACGGGCTCAGCACCTCGCAGGTCTCGGTGACGGTGCCCATCCTGGCTTCCAACCGCGCACCAGTCGCCGGCACCCCCACCGTGGGCCAGCCCAACCCCAACACCGGCGCAGTCACCGGATCACTGAACTTCACCGACCCCGACGGCAACCCCCTGACCTACACCGTCCCCACCCAACCGGCCAGCGGCACCGTCACCGTCACCACCAACGGCACCTACACCTACACCCCCACCCAAGCCGCCCGCGACGCCGCGAGTCTGACTCCCGGCCCGGACTCGGCGACCTTCACCGTGTTCGCCAGCGACGGGAAGGCCACCGCATCGGTGACGGTGACCGTGCCGGTGTTGGCCGCCGCGACCGCACCCGTGGCCGGTACCCCAACGGTGAGCGCTCCCAACCCCAGCACCGGAACAGTCACGGGTTCAATAAACGTCACTGATGCTGATGGTGATCCGTTGACCTATTCGGTGTCGACTCAGCCGGCCAGCGGCTCGGTGACGGTCAATCCTGATGGCACCTACAGCTATACGCCGACGGTAGCGGCGCGGCTGGCCGCCCAGCAGACCTCGTCGGCCGACACGGATTCGTTCACGGTGTCGGTCAGCGACGGTCAGCACGTCGTGACGACGACTGTGACCGTGCCGGTGGCACCGGCCGATCTCACGGTGTCGGGTTCCACGGCCACCACCGGCGCCACTCCGCAGGGTGTGGTGGTGGTGGGCAACCGGGCCTATGTGGCCAACCAGGGCGCCCACACCGTGTCGGTCATCGACATCACCACCAACACCGTGGTCAAAACCATCACGGCGGGCTATGCCCCGACCGGGATGGCCGCCAGCCCCGACAACACCAAGGTCTATGTCACCAACGGCTGGTCCAACACCGTCTCGGTCATCGACACCGCCACCAACACCGTGTCGGCCACCATCGGCGTGGGTCAGGGCCCGGTCGCGGCGGCGGTCAGCCCCGACGGCACCCGGCTATATGTCACCAACCTCATCGGCAACACCGTCTCGGTCATCAACACCACCACCCGCACCGTGATCGCCACCGTGGCCGTGGGCGCCTACCCCAACGGGGTCGCCGTGAGCCCCGACGGCACCCGCGCCTACATCACCAACCAATACTCGAACGCGGTCTCGGTGATCAACACCGCCACCAACACCGTGGTCGCCACCGTGGCCGTGGGCACCAACCCGTCCGCGGTCGCCGTGAGCGCCACCCGCGCCTATGTCACCAACCAGGGCACCAACTCGGTGTCGGTGCTCAACACCACCACCGCCACCCCCACCGTGATCGCCACCATTGCCCTGGGCGCCAACACCGCCCCCACCTCGGTGGTGCTCAGCCCCGACGGCAACCTGGCCTTCATCGCCAACAGCAACGACACCGTCACCGTCGTTGACACCGCCACCAACGCCGTGCTGCGCACCGTGCAGATCGACCCCAGCCCCGAAACCGGCACCCACATCCTGTCCTTCAACGCCGACGGCACCCGACTGTTCATCACCGACGCCGCCGACCGCGCACTGCGATCCATCTCGATCGGCACCGCGGGCAACCGCGCGCCGGTCGCCGGCACCCCCACCGTGGGCCAGCCCAACCCCAACACCGGCGCAGTCACCGGATCACTGAACTTCACCGACCCCGACGGCAACCCCCTGACCTACACCGTCCCCACCCAACCGGCCAGCGGCACCGTCACCGTCACCACCAACGGCACCTACACCTACACCCCCACCCAAGCCGCCCGCGACGCCGCAGCCACCCCCCAAGGCGCCAAGACCGCCACCTTCACCGTCGTCGCCAGCGACGGGAAAGCCACCGCATCGGTCAACGTCACCGTCAACATCCTGCCCACACCAGCGACCAATAATCCGCCAGTCGCCGGCACCCCACCGTGGGCCAGCCCAACCCCAACACCGGCGCGGTCACCGGATCACTGA
- a CDS encoding Ig-like domain-containing protein produces the protein MGQPNPNTGAVTGSLNFTDPDGNPLTYTVPTQPASGTVTVTTNGTYTYTPTQAARDAAATPQGAKTATFTVVASDGKATASVNVTVNILPTPGINTAPVVTGVTYGDVDPSTGAITGTVNATDANGDQLSFSLSGAQPAGGTLVVSSNGAFTFTPSASARLAAGLTSGPDTVSFAVTVTDGTATTTTNVAVPISPVNLTKQPSATTGDSPYGVAVVGNRAYVANQGTNTVSVIDMETGAVLGEITVGSAPTNMVASPDGTRLYVTNRSSNSVSVINTTTNTVVGGQIAVGATPESITVSSDGTRLYVANFGSHTVSVINTTLTTPAVVATVAVGYNPRGIAFAQTVNGPRVYVANQTSSSVSVINASTNQIVGGQITVGSTPLQVAVSSDGTRAYVTNYWSSSVSVIDTATNSVNATITVAAYPVGVALSADGSVLYVASNFDEITVVNTQTRTTITTIQLDSSPEYNFHMVAVAPDGSLAVTDLSDSQLRIIDYTRGQTVTVSTNQPNSTTGVVTGQVAADPDDGTLTYTTTTPGYGTVVVNTNGTFTYTPSTVGRQVARITPGEDTDSFSVTVTNGKGASQTVQVTVTLVPVDVTGADTTAALQAVLNNLKTGDTLTLAPGTYRYSNLLRVNASGVTIDGNGAMLYATNPALASFQILGNNVTLKNLNLHAPVGASRQDGTNQSRLLFGGTGNVISDVNVVGSASAGIYIVGAKNFRVERVTVSDTAADGIQITGGSSNGQLNNATVSRTGDDSIAVVSYNYDSGPVTDIVINNATVIDNLQARGIAVVGGERITINNFTVNGSSQAGLFIGSQGGLFNTRATKDITVNGGTISRSNTATFFPFGAIMVLSQNPGVEVSNVTIRNVTINQPTLGQTHNITVATAGNALTWDQALAATPQGTLSNITFENIAIVELFELPVFFSNAQGTYTATGFTMNGRPITINTTA, from the coding sequence GTGGGCCAGCCCAACCCCAACACCGGCGCGGTCACCGGATCACTGAACTTCACCGACCCCGACGGCAACCCCCTGACCTACACCGTCCCCACCCAACCGGCCAGCGGCACCGTCACCGTCACCACCAACGGCACCTACACCTACACCCCCACCCAAGCCGCCCGCGACGCCGCAGCCACCCCCCAAGGCGCCAAGACCGCCACCTTCACCGTCGTCGCCAGCGACGGGAAGGCCACCGCATCGGTCAACGTCACCGTCAACATCCTGCCCACACCTGGCATCAATACCGCACCGGTTGTCACCGGCGTGACCTACGGAGACGTAGACCCTTCCACTGGCGCCATCACGGGCACGGTCAACGCGACCGACGCCAACGGCGATCAGCTGTCTTTCAGCCTGTCCGGCGCGCAACCAGCGGGCGGCACACTGGTGGTGAGTTCCAACGGCGCCTTCACCTTCACGCCGAGCGCGTCGGCGCGGCTTGCCGCCGGGCTGACATCCGGGCCCGACACCGTCTCGTTCGCCGTCACCGTGACCGACGGCACGGCGACCACCACGACGAACGTCGCAGTTCCGATCTCGCCGGTGAACCTGACGAAACAGCCTTCGGCCACCACCGGGGACAGCCCGTATGGCGTCGCCGTAGTCGGCAACCGCGCCTACGTCGCGAATCAGGGCACCAACACCGTGTCGGTCATCGACATGGAAACCGGCGCAGTTCTGGGCGAGATTACCGTGGGCAGCGCACCGACGAACATGGTCGCAAGTCCTGACGGCACTCGGCTCTACGTCACAAACCGCTCGAGCAACTCGGTGTCGGTCATCAACACGACCACCAATACCGTTGTGGGAGGGCAGATCGCAGTCGGTGCGACGCCCGAGTCGATCACCGTGAGCAGTGACGGCACCCGTCTGTACGTCGCCAATTTTGGCAGCCACACCGTGTCCGTGATCAACACGACGCTGACGACACCCGCGGTCGTGGCCACCGTCGCGGTCGGGTACAACCCGCGGGGAATCGCTTTCGCACAGACCGTGAACGGCCCGCGAGTTTATGTCGCCAACCAGACCAGTAGTTCGGTGTCGGTGATCAATGCGAGCACCAATCAGATTGTCGGTGGCCAGATCACCGTCGGCTCCACTCCGCTACAAGTGGCGGTCAGTTCGGACGGCACCCGTGCCTACGTGACGAACTACTGGTCGAGCTCGGTATCGGTGATCGACACCGCAACCAACAGTGTGAACGCCACGATCACCGTTGCCGCCTACCCTGTGGGTGTTGCGCTGAGCGCCGACGGCAGTGTGCTCTATGTCGCCAGCAATTTCGATGAGATCACCGTAGTCAACACCCAAACGCGCACCACGATCACGACGATTCAGCTCGACAGCAGCCCCGAGTACAACTTCCACATGGTCGCTGTCGCTCCTGATGGCAGCCTGGCGGTGACTGACCTCTCCGACAGTCAGCTACGGATCATTGACTACACCCGCGGACAGACGGTCACGGTGTCGACCAATCAGCCGAATTCGACTACCGGGGTGGTGACCGGACAGGTAGCGGCCGATCCCGACGACGGCACCCTGACCTACACCACTACCACTCCGGGCTACGGCACGGTGGTGGTCAACACCAACGGAACGTTCACCTACACGCCCAGCACCGTCGGTCGCCAGGTTGCCAGGATCACGCCCGGCGAGGACACCGACTCGTTCAGTGTCACCGTCACGAACGGCAAGGGCGCATCGCAGACGGTGCAGGTGACCGTAACCCTGGTTCCCGTCGACGTCACGGGAGCAGACACCACGGCGGCGCTGCAAGCGGTGCTGAACAATCTCAAGACCGGCGACACACTGACACTCGCCCCCGGCACCTATCGGTACAGCAATCTCCTGCGCGTGAACGCTTCGGGAGTAACGATCGACGGCAACGGCGCAATGCTGTACGCAACCAACCCTGCGTTGGCGTCTTTCCAGATCCTCGGCAACAATGTGACGCTTAAGAACCTGAACCTGCATGCGCCCGTTGGAGCTTCGCGTCAGGACGGCACTAATCAGAGCCGATTGCTGTTCGGTGGCACCGGCAATGTCATCAGTGACGTCAATGTGGTAGGCAGCGCTTCGGCGGGCATCTACATCGTTGGCGCGAAGAACTTCCGAGTCGAGCGAGTGACAGTCTCCGATACCGCCGCCGACGGCATACAGATCACCGGCGGCTCCAGCAACGGCCAGCTCAACAACGCGACGGTCTCACGCACCGGTGACGACTCCATCGCGGTGGTGTCGTACAACTACGATTCCGGGCCGGTCACCGACATCGTCATCAACAACGCGACGGTGATCGACAATCTCCAGGCCCGTGGAATCGCAGTCGTCGGTGGCGAGAGGATCACCATCAACAACTTCACGGTCAACGGCTCGAGCCAGGCGGGGCTGTTCATCGGTTCACAAGGCGGCTTGTTCAACACCCGGGCAACCAAGGACATCACCGTCAACGGCGGCACCATCAGCCGCTCGAACACGGCGACGTTCTTCCCGTTCGGCGCCATCATGGTGCTGAGCCAGAATCCCGGTGTCGAAGTCTCGAATGTGACGATTCGCAACGTCACCATCAATCAACCGACGTTGGGTCAGACCCACAACATCACCGTGGCGACCGCGGGCAATGCACTCACCTGGGATCAAGCCTTGGCGGCCACTCCACAGGGCACTCTGTCGAACATCACTTTCGAGAACATCGCGATAGTGGAATTATTCGAGCTTCCGGTGTTCTTCTCCAATGCACAGGGAACCTACACCGCGACCGGTTTCACGATGAATGGTCGACCCATCACGATCAACACGACGGCCTGA
- a CDS encoding DUF3499 domain-containing protein produces MNVPRRCCRPGCPHYAVATLTFVYADSTAVVGPLATVSEPHSWDLCVIHAGRVTAPRGWELVRHAGPLPSHPDEDDLVALADAVREARDHAPSINGVAAGFSDPLTGTPGGALIAPPARRSESNGRRRGHLRVLPDPAE; encoded by the coding sequence GTGAACGTACCCCGTCGCTGCTGCCGGCCCGGGTGTCCCCACTATGCGGTCGCGACGCTGACCTTCGTCTACGCCGACTCGACAGCCGTGGTGGGCCCCCTGGCCACGGTCTCCGAGCCGCATTCTTGGGACCTGTGCGTGATCCACGCCGGCCGCGTAACCGCGCCTCGAGGGTGGGAACTGGTTCGCCATGCGGGTCCGCTGCCGTCACATCCGGACGAGGATGATCTCGTTGCGCTGGCCGACGCCGTGCGTGAGGCCCGCGACCACGCCCCGTCGATCAACGGCGTGGCGGCGGGGTTCTCCGATCCTTTGACCGGTACACCCGGCGGTGCGCTGATAGCGCCGCCAGCCAGGCGGTCGGAGTCCAATGGGCGTCGGCGGGGCCATCTGCGGGTGTTGCCGGACCCCGCAGAGTAG
- a CDS encoding metallopeptidase family protein encodes MRGPLLPPTVPGWRSRAERFDMAVLEAYEPIERRWQDRLKSLDVAVDEIPRISPKDPQSVQWPPEVIADGPIALARLIPAGVDVRGNTTRARIVLFRKPIERRAKDTVELEELLHEILVAQVATYLGVEPSVIDPTIDDE; translated from the coding sequence ATGCGCGGGCCGCTGCTACCCCCGACGGTGCCGGGCTGGCGAAGCCGCGCCGAGCGATTCGACATGGCTGTACTGGAAGCCTATGAGCCGATCGAGCGACGCTGGCAGGACCGCCTGAAGTCGCTAGATGTCGCGGTCGACGAGATTCCCCGGATCTCGCCGAAGGATCCGCAGAGTGTGCAGTGGCCGCCTGAGGTGATAGCCGATGGGCCGATCGCCCTGGCCCGGCTGATACCGGCGGGAGTGGATGTCCGCGGAAACACCACGCGGGCTCGAATTGTATTGTTCCGCAAGCCAATCGAACGACGTGCAAAGGACACCGTCGAGCTCGAAGAGCTGTTGCACGAGATTCTGGTGGCTCAGGTGGCCACGTATCTGGGCGTCGAACCGTCGGTCATCGACCCGACGATCGATGACGAGTAG
- a CDS encoding WhiB family transcriptional regulator, with translation MVPDPIDVAPAITPEDDLWQERALCAQTDPEAFFPEKGGSTREAKRICQGCEVRDACLEYALAHDERFGIWGGLSERERRRLKRGII, from the coding sequence CTGGTGCCTGATCCGATTGATGTGGCGCCGGCAATTACCCCGGAGGACGACCTCTGGCAGGAACGCGCGTTGTGCGCGCAGACCGACCCAGAGGCGTTCTTCCCCGAGAAGGGTGGCTCGACCCGCGAGGCCAAGCGCATCTGCCAGGGCTGCGAGGTGCGCGACGCGTGCCTGGAATACGCCCTTGCGCATGATGAACGCTTCGGCATCTGGGGCGGGCTCTCGGAACGGGAACGCCGCCGCCTCAAGCGCGGGATCATCTGA
- the cofD gene encoding 2-phospho-L-lactate transferase has translation MQHLLGLGQFGVGGAGEHEVTAVVNVGDDAWMFGVRICPDLDTCMYTLGGGIDPERGWGHRNETWHAKEELAAYGVQPDWFGLGDRDLATHLVRTQMLRAGYPLSQVTEALCKRWSPGARLLPASDDRSETHVVITDPGPGEHAGHQRAIHFQEWWVRYRAQVPTHSFAFVGAEKATAGPGVAEAIDTADVVLLAPSNPVVSIGAILAVPGMRAALRSTPAPVIGYSPIIGGKPLRGMADECLSVIGVESTSEAVGRHYGARSGTGILDGWLVHENDHAEIDGVEVRSVPLLMTEPALTAHMVRTGLELGGVKP, from the coding sequence GTGCAACACCTGCTGGGGCTGGGGCAGTTTGGCGTTGGTGGTGCCGGCGAGCATGAAGTGACTGCTGTGGTGAATGTGGGCGACGACGCATGGATGTTCGGCGTACGGATCTGCCCGGACCTCGACACCTGCATGTACACCCTCGGCGGCGGAATCGATCCGGAGCGGGGGTGGGGCCATCGCAACGAAACCTGGCACGCCAAAGAGGAACTCGCGGCGTACGGCGTGCAACCCGACTGGTTCGGCCTCGGCGACCGTGACCTCGCCACCCACCTGGTGCGCACCCAGATGCTGCGCGCGGGCTATCCCCTCTCGCAGGTGACCGAGGCGCTCTGCAAGCGGTGGTCGCCGGGTGCGCGACTGCTGCCGGCCAGTGACGACCGCAGCGAAACCCACGTCGTCATCACCGATCCCGGACCCGGTGAGCATGCCGGACACCAGCGCGCCATCCACTTCCAGGAATGGTGGGTGCGCTACCGCGCCCAGGTCCCGACGCACAGCTTCGCGTTCGTGGGGGCGGAGAAGGCAACGGCCGGGCCCGGCGTCGCCGAGGCCATCGACACCGCCGACGTAGTGCTGCTGGCTCCGTCCAACCCCGTTGTCAGCATCGGCGCCATACTCGCCGTGCCCGGCATGCGGGCCGCGTTGCGCTCCACACCAGCCCCGGTGATCGGCTACTCCCCGATCATCGGCGGAAAGCCGTTGCGCGGCATGGCCGACGAGTGCCTGTCGGTGATCGGCGTCGAGAGCACCTCGGAGGCGGTCGGCAGGCACTACGGTGCGCGCTCGGGCACCGGCATCCTCGACGGCTGGCTGGTGCACGAGAACGACCACGCCGAGATCGACGGGGTGGAGGTCCGATCGGTGCCGTTGTTGATGACCGAGCCCGCGCTCACCGCGCACATGGTGCGCACGGGACTCGAACTCGGCGGGGTCAAGCCATGA